From Enhydrobacter sp., the proteins below share one genomic window:
- the leuS gene encoding leucine--tRNA ligase — protein sequence MSSAASQAPRYNFRETEARWQKVWDERQTFRATMDRGKPKYYVLEMFPYPSGRIHMGHVRNYTQGDVIARYKRARGFNVLHPMGWDAFGLPAENAAMEKKVHPKKWTYENISAMKAQLKSMGLSLDWSRELATCDPEYYGHQQKMFLDFWKAGLAYRKEAWVNWDPVDNTVLANEQVIEGKGWRTGAVVERRKLTQWNLKITHFADELLSRLDTLDRWPEKVRLMQANWIGRSRGARLFFELTDASGANRGKLEIFTTRPDTLFGASFMALSAEHPVVAGLADKDEGLQRFIAECRKTGTAAAELETAEKQGYRLPLLARHPLIPGKTLPVYAANFVLMEYGTGAIFGCPGHDERDHEFARKYGLPILQVVAPTDAKEKIDIQAAPFIDDGVIVNSDFLNGLGVEEAKARVIARLEELGVGTGTTQYRLRDWLVSRQRYWGCPIPAIHCESCGVVPVPEKDLPVRLPDDVEFDRPGNPLDRHPTWKHVACPKCGKPGRRETDTFDTFIDSSWYFDRFTSPRLETAPFDREENHYWMPVDQYIGGVEHAILHLLYSRFWTRAMREVQMTSRDEPFDGLFTQGMVCHETYRAADGTWLLPEEIERIDGKVVRISDKSPVEVGRSEKMSKSKKNVVDPDQIIRDYGADTARWFMLSDSPPERDLEWTEAGVTGAWRFQQRLHRIASEAMTDLPAAGAARPAAFGDAANELRRAAHKTIAGVSMDIEAFHFNKAVARLYELANTIGGFEAADAPAKWASREALEIFVRLIGPMTPHLAEELWQALGHKTLLADAPWPVAEPALLIDDTVTIAVQANGKLRATIQLAKDAPKDMAERTALALPEIVRALDGKAPKRVIVVPNRIVNVVL from the coding sequence GTGTCGTCCGCTGCGTCGCAAGCCCCGCGCTACAATTTCCGCGAGACCGAAGCCAGGTGGCAGAAGGTCTGGGACGAGCGGCAGACCTTCCGCGCCACGATGGATCGCGGCAAGCCGAAATACTACGTGCTCGAAATGTTTCCCTATCCGTCGGGACGCATCCACATGGGTCACGTGCGCAACTACACGCAGGGCGACGTGATCGCCCGCTACAAGCGCGCCAGAGGGTTCAACGTCCTCCACCCCATGGGCTGGGATGCGTTTGGCCTGCCAGCCGAGAACGCGGCGATGGAGAAGAAGGTCCATCCCAAGAAATGGACCTACGAGAACATCTCCGCCATGAAGGCCCAGCTCAAGTCGATGGGCTTGTCGCTCGACTGGAGCCGCGAGCTCGCGACCTGCGATCCCGAATATTACGGTCACCAGCAGAAGATGTTTCTCGACTTCTGGAAGGCCGGCCTCGCCTACCGCAAGGAGGCCTGGGTCAACTGGGATCCGGTCGACAATACGGTGCTGGCCAACGAGCAGGTGATCGAGGGCAAGGGCTGGCGCACCGGCGCCGTCGTCGAGCGCCGCAAGCTGACGCAGTGGAACCTCAAGATCACGCACTTCGCCGATGAACTGCTGAGCAGGCTCGACACGCTCGACCGCTGGCCGGAGAAGGTGCGCCTGATGCAGGCCAACTGGATCGGCAGGAGCCGTGGCGCGCGCCTGTTCTTCGAGTTGACGGATGCCTCGGGCGCAAACCGCGGCAAACTGGAAATCTTCACGACCCGTCCCGACACGCTGTTCGGTGCGTCGTTCATGGCGCTGTCGGCCGAACATCCCGTCGTCGCCGGGCTTGCCGACAAAGACGAGGGGCTGCAGCGCTTCATCGCCGAATGCCGCAAGACCGGCACCGCCGCGGCCGAGCTCGAGACCGCCGAGAAGCAGGGCTACAGGCTGCCGCTGCTTGCCAGGCATCCGCTGATCCCCGGTAAGACCCTGCCGGTCTATGCCGCCAACTTCGTGCTGATGGAGTACGGCACCGGCGCGATCTTCGGCTGCCCCGGCCACGATGAACGCGACCACGAGTTCGCGCGCAAGTATGGCCTGCCGATCCTGCAGGTCGTGGCGCCGACCGACGCGAAGGAAAAGATCGACATCCAGGCCGCGCCCTTCATCGACGATGGCGTCATCGTGAATTCGGACTTCCTGAACGGGCTCGGCGTCGAGGAGGCCAAGGCCCGCGTCATCGCGCGGCTGGAAGAGCTCGGCGTCGGCACGGGCACGACGCAATATCGCCTGCGCGACTGGCTGGTGTCGCGCCAGCGCTACTGGGGCTGCCCGATCCCGGCGATACACTGCGAGAGTTGCGGCGTCGTGCCGGTGCCGGAGAAGGATCTGCCGGTCAGATTGCCCGACGATGTCGAATTCGATCGGCCGGGCAATCCGCTCGACCGCCATCCGACCTGGAAGCACGTCGCCTGCCCGAAATGCGGCAAGCCCGGCCGGCGCGAGACCGACACGTTCGACACCTTCATCGATTCGAGCTGGTACTTCGACCGCTTTACCTCACCGCGCCTCGAAACCGCGCCGTTCGACCGCGAGGAGAATCACTACTGGATGCCGGTCGACCAGTATATCGGCGGGGTCGAGCACGCGATCCTGCATCTGCTCTATTCGCGCTTTTGGACCCGCGCCATGCGCGAGGTGCAGATGACCAGCCGCGACGAACCGTTCGACGGCCTCTTCACGCAGGGCATGGTCTGTCACGAGACCTACCGCGCCGCCGACGGCACATGGTTGTTGCCTGAGGAAATCGAGCGCATCGACGGCAAGGTCGTGCGGATCTCGGACAAGTCGCCCGTCGAGGTCGGCCGGTCGGAGAAGATGTCCAAGTCGAAGAAGAACGTCGTCGATCCGGATCAGATCATCCGCGACTACGGTGCCGACACGGCACGCTGGTTCATGCTGTCGGACAGCCCGCCCGAGCGCGACCTCGAATGGACCGAGGCGGGCGTCACCGGCGCCTGGCGCTTCCAGCAGCGGCTGCATCGCATCGCCAGCGAGGCGATGACGGATCTGCCGGCCGCCGGCGCCGCCCGGCCCGCCGCGTTCGGCGATGCCGCGAACGAGCTGCGCCGCGCCGCGCACAAGACCATCGCCGGCGTCTCGATGGATATCGAGGCGTTCCACTTCAACAAGGCGGTGGCACGCCTCTACGAGCTCGCCAACACGATCGGCGGGTTCGAGGCCGCGGACGCCCCGGCGAAATGGGCGTCGCGCGAGGCGCTCGAGATCTTCGTGCGCCTGATAGGCCCGATGACGCCGCATCTCGCCGAGGAGCTGTGGCAGGCGCTGGGCCACAAGACGCTGCTCGCCGACGCGCCCTGGCCGGTGGCGGAACCGGCGTTGCTGATCGACGACACGGTGACCATCGCCGTACAGGCCAACGGCAAGCTGCGCGCCACGATTCAACTCGCGAAGGATGCGCCGAAGGACATGGCCGAGAGGACGGCGCTGGCGCTGCCCGAGATCGTGCGCGCCCTCGACGGCAAGGCCCCCAAGCGTGTGATCGTCGTGCCCAACCGGATCGTCAACGTCGTGCTGTGA
- a CDS encoding DNA polymerase III subunit delta: MKIEPRQAEAFLKKPDPRIRAVVVYGNDDGLVAERAARLARSVCEDLKDPFRVVDIGGDALKNDPARLADEFSAMSLMGGRRVIRVRPAGEEAVAALENLVAATAGDALVVLEGGNLTPRSGLRSLAEAEACLAAMPCYMDSDEALQGLVESAARSQGLVVDADALDWIVERLGGDRGQTRSEIDKLMLYKAGDGDRTITLDDAVAVLGDTAAIGIDDVIAATFDGNVAMLDRALDRVFAEGGNAVQLVRAVQRHVDQLDLVSAHAKGSSFEAAMFKARGLPRGGPVRQRFERHLRSWPLGRLNAALQEILKAEIECKSTGLPDQTIARRLCFRLARSVRGESRPARSGQGR, translated from the coding sequence GTGAAGATCGAGCCGCGCCAGGCCGAAGCCTTCCTGAAGAAGCCGGATCCCCGGATTCGCGCCGTGGTCGTCTACGGCAACGACGACGGGCTGGTCGCTGAGCGCGCCGCGCGGCTCGCCCGGTCGGTGTGCGAGGATCTCAAGGATCCGTTCCGGGTCGTCGATATCGGCGGCGACGCCTTGAAGAACGACCCGGCGCGGCTGGCCGATGAATTCTCGGCGATGTCGCTGATGGGCGGGCGGCGGGTGATCCGCGTGCGTCCGGCAGGCGAAGAGGCGGTGGCGGCGCTCGAGAATCTGGTGGCGGCGACCGCGGGCGACGCGCTGGTCGTGCTGGAAGGCGGCAATCTCACGCCGCGCTCGGGCCTGCGCAGCCTGGCCGAGGCGGAGGCCTGCCTCGCCGCCATGCCCTGCTACATGGATTCCGACGAGGCGCTGCAGGGGCTGGTGGAAAGTGCCGCGCGCAGCCAGGGCCTGGTGGTCGATGCCGACGCGCTCGACTGGATCGTCGAGAGGCTGGGCGGCGACCGCGGCCAGACCCGCAGCGAGATCGACAAGCTGATGCTCTACAAGGCCGGCGACGGCGACCGGACGATCACGCTCGACGATGCCGTCGCCGTGCTAGGCGATACCGCCGCCATCGGCATCGACGACGTGATCGCCGCCACCTTCGACGGCAATGTCGCCATGCTCGATCGCGCGCTCGACCGGGTGTTCGCCGAGGGCGGCAACGCCGTCCAGCTGGTGCGGGCCGTCCAGCGCCATGTCGACCAGCTCGACCTGGTCTCGGCGCATGCCAAGGGTAGCAGTTTCGAAGCAGCGATGTTCAAGGCACGCGGCCTGCCGCGCGGCGGCCCGGTGCGCCAGCGTTTCGAGCGGCACCTGCGAAGCTGGCCGCTCGGCCGGCTCAACGCGGCCCTGCAGGAGATCCTCAAGGCCGAGATCGAGTGCAAGAGCACCGGACTGCCCGACCAGACGATCGCGCGCCGCCTGTGCTTCAGGCTCGCGCGGTCGGTGAGAGGGGAATCGCGGCCTGCTCGGTCAGGACAAGGAAGGTGA
- a CDS encoding bacteriocin family protein, producing MSHLFREKAPITPAGWAEIEKEAKRTLHALLAARRVVDFRGPLGWAASDVELGRADPIASPPGGTEMQARLRRIQPLVELRIPFEVGRAELDAIDRGARDPDLDAVTAAARAIAIAEDRSVFHGYDAAQIVGVCQASVDRSVALGSSHGDYPSAVANALTRLRDEGVEGPFSVVLSEALHKDLASRTDGGYPILNHVKRLVEGDIVSAAGLEGGLVISQRGGDFELTVGQDFSIGYFDHDRDRVRLYIEESFTFLVLTEQAAIPLSPTARA from the coding sequence ATGAGCCATCTCTTTCGCGAGAAGGCTCCGATCACGCCGGCCGGCTGGGCCGAGATCGAGAAGGAGGCGAAGCGGACCTTGCATGCCCTGCTCGCCGCCCGCCGTGTCGTCGATTTTCGGGGACCGCTGGGCTGGGCCGCCTCGGATGTCGAGCTCGGCCGGGCCGACCCGATCGCCTCGCCGCCCGGCGGCACCGAGATGCAGGCACGCTTGCGCCGCATCCAGCCTCTGGTCGAACTGCGCATCCCCTTCGAGGTCGGCCGCGCCGAACTCGACGCCATCGATCGCGGGGCGCGCGATCCCGATCTCGATGCGGTGACGGCCGCCGCGCGCGCGATCGCCATCGCCGAGGACCGTTCGGTGTTCCACGGCTACGATGCCGCGCAGATCGTCGGCGTGTGCCAGGCGAGCGTGGACAGGAGCGTGGCGCTCGGGTCGAGTCACGGCGATTATCCGAGCGCCGTCGCGAACGCCCTGACCCGGCTGCGCGACGAGGGTGTCGAAGGCCCTTTCTCGGTCGTGCTGAGCGAAGCGCTCCACAAGGACCTCGCCTCGCGCACCGACGGCGGCTATCCGATCCTCAACCATGTCAAGCGCCTGGTCGAGGGCGACATCGTCTCGGCGGCCGGCCTGGAAGGCGGGCTGGTGATCTCCCAGCGCGGTGGCGACTTCGAGCTGACGGTCGGCCAGGACTTCTCGATCGGCTATTTCGATCACGACCGCGATCGCGTGCGCCTCTACATCGAGGAGAGCTTCACCTTCCTTGTCCTGACCGAGCAGGCCGCGATTCCCCTCTCACCGACCGCGCGAGCCTGA
- a CDS encoding ferritin, whose protein sequence is MASETLHEDPELLGPDIVDQHRAIVSLMEELEAVDWYNQRAKAAQDAELRALLEHNRDEEKEHAAMALEWLRRRDPALDEHLRTYLFTTAPVTEIEHAAEADGGEREPAPDGSLGIGSLRGVKP, encoded by the coding sequence ATGGCCAGCGAGACCCTCCATGAAGATCCTGAGCTGCTCGGGCCCGACATCGTCGACCAGCACCGCGCCATCGTCTCCCTGATGGAGGAGTTGGAGGCGGTGGATTGGTACAATCAGCGCGCCAAGGCAGCCCAGGACGCCGAGCTGCGCGCCCTGCTCGAGCACAATCGCGACGAAGAGAAGGAACATGCCGCGATGGCGCTGGAGTGGCTCCGCCGTCGCGATCCCGCTCTCGACGAGCACCTCCGCACCTATCTTTTCACGACCGCCCCGGTCACCGAGATCGAGCACGCCGCCGAAGCTGACGGCGGGGAGCGTGAGCCGGCGCCGGACGGCAGCCTCGGCATCGGCAGTCTGCGCGGGGTGAAGCCATGA
- a CDS encoding response regulator has product MIRSKDTRPHVIVVEDEQFQRETLVDFLGDNGYRASGVESGAALRKLVEKDPPALVLLDLRLPGGEDGFSLARFLRERSRKVGIIMVTASGDTVDQVVGLETGADDYVAKPYETRALLARMKAVLRRAGGAAAATPTERIRMGKCLLDIEARRMSTLDGEEIPLRAGEFELLKIFAENPNRPLSRDWLLETTSHREMEAFDRAIDIRILRIRRKIEVDPAHPTSIRTVRGAGYMFVPPED; this is encoded by the coding sequence ATGATTCGGTCCAAAGACACCCGCCCCCACGTGATCGTCGTCGAGGACGAGCAGTTCCAGCGCGAGACCCTGGTCGACTTCCTGGGCGACAACGGCTACCGGGCCTCGGGCGTGGAGTCGGGAGCTGCGCTGCGCAAGCTGGTCGAGAAGGATCCGCCCGCCCTCGTGCTGCTCGATCTGCGCCTGCCGGGCGGCGAGGACGGCTTCTCGCTGGCGCGGTTCCTGCGCGAGCGCAGCCGCAAGGTCGGCATCATCATGGTGACGGCCAGCGGCGATACCGTCGACCAGGTGGTCGGATTGGAAACCGGCGCCGACGACTATGTCGCCAAACCCTATGAAACGCGCGCCCTCCTGGCCCGCATGAAAGCGGTGTTGCGACGGGCGGGTGGCGCGGCGGCCGCCACCCCGACGGAACGGATTCGCATGGGCAAGTGCCTGCTCGACATCGAGGCGCGCCGGATGTCGACCCTCGACGGCGAGGAAATCCCGCTGCGAGCGGGTGAATTCGAGCTCCTCAAGATCTTTGCCGAGAATCCCAATCGGCCTCTCAGTCGCGATTGGCTGCTGGAGACCACCAGCCATCGTGAAATGGAGGCCTTCGATCGTGCCATCGACATCCGCATCTTGCGCATCCGACGCAAGATCGAGGTCGATCCCGCCCATCCGACGTCGATTCGTACCGTGCGAGGCGCCGGGTACATGTTCGTCCCGCCAGAAGACTGA
- a CDS encoding PAS-domain containing protein has product MSDPANTAVQPDQERIERVMTDRLMTGNVALRVMSLLLWLILALVYGGSAPAWMILLPLALHAIAMAGFLGLARLYQADPHARSIEGWRRLYITCSTLTGLSYGGGGALLVELPFPQERIVVVAALMVSAALAPGRLYEQRSYVGFAGLSLILVAIGLVRVGDELSYAMAAGVMVYLLALMLQNRPQYRAQREQVALTIANEDLARRHAAAEADARAARDTLNDALDSLPIATALWDAGDRLVMSNQAYRALVQNLPAATTPGADFRQAMHAIAFDAPVALTQADGEQTFIDAAIALYTTGGTSEYRAGPDLWMRGQARRTARGGTVTTVIDISELKRREKEATQSRSVLQSVFDNMTDGVLLYESDGRWVYQNRAMARLHDISDQLLATLPTFSDIVRYRAMRGDYGPIEQLPGGLDGWIASRVARFNQADQPPERRRTVIGRTVEVTYRRLADGRVLTIHRDITDIVEQEERIKAAQAESESTRLTLQTVLDNMSDGVMMFDADFTWRFTNRQLVAFQRLPPDVGYPGASGYDILRYQARRGDFGPAPTEADVDRMVKERAEAMLKPGGNRYERRTASGRIVEFNFQPIPDGRLIAIYRDVTELRESEQAATRARDRLQMVLDNMADGVMLLDHEERWAIDSDRVRHLLGVPAEIAHVGVRSADIRAFQKQRGDFATAEEQAVVDHSMELARRGQDSSYIRRTASGRIVEFKAHRLENGEILLTYRDITELKEQQEELERARDEAQAANQAKSTFLATMSHEIRTPMNGVVGTAELLEREPLNDRQKRLVRMVRSSSAALLRIIDDVLDFSKIEAGHMELEEAPCSLRAVIEGTVETLSVQVEAKGLEINAAVEPDTPDAVLADVTRLRQILFNLIGNAVKFTDEGAITVRARPLAVDARTVTLALSVRDTGIGMDAVQQARLFQPFSQADSSTTRRYGGTGLGLSIVRRLAQLMGGDVAVESAPGKGSTFTVTLRMRRMTEAPAPLVRTEPMALPAGGLRVLAVDDYEVNLDVLAEQFEVLGAELDTAANGLEALNLWRQRDYALILTDIHMPDMDGFELTRHIRAEEGGRPGGRRTPILALTANALKGEAERCIAAGMDDYLTKPLTLDRLRNALARWMAAPAGDAPVPERSSAEGPAIDRSIIAEMFGGSPTAIARVLGRFRQAGTRLVEEIAAARNDARELRELAHKLKGAARAAGALRLGDLAAVLEQSGQADDVGPLQAEWRRVGAELDDA; this is encoded by the coding sequence ATGAGCGATCCGGCGAATACCGCCGTCCAGCCCGATCAGGAACGTATCGAGCGAGTCATGACGGACCGGTTGATGACCGGGAACGTCGCGCTGCGAGTGATGTCGCTGCTGCTGTGGCTGATCCTCGCCCTGGTCTATGGCGGCTCCGCGCCGGCCTGGATGATCCTTCTTCCCTTGGCGCTGCATGCGATCGCGATGGCCGGATTTCTCGGCCTGGCCCGCCTCTACCAGGCCGACCCTCATGCCCGCTCCATCGAGGGTTGGCGGCGCCTCTACATCACGTGTTCGACCCTGACGGGATTGTCCTATGGCGGCGGCGGTGCCTTGCTGGTCGAATTGCCCTTTCCTCAGGAACGGATCGTTGTCGTCGCCGCGCTGATGGTCTCCGCCGCGCTGGCGCCGGGCCGGCTCTACGAGCAGCGAAGCTATGTCGGCTTCGCCGGCCTTTCCCTGATCCTGGTGGCGATCGGCCTCGTGCGGGTCGGCGACGAGTTGTCCTACGCCATGGCCGCGGGCGTGATGGTCTATCTGCTCGCGCTCATGCTGCAGAACCGGCCGCAGTATCGCGCCCAGCGCGAGCAGGTGGCGCTGACCATCGCCAACGAGGACCTGGCGCGCCGCCATGCCGCGGCGGAAGCGGACGCCCGCGCCGCCCGCGACACACTGAACGACGCACTCGACAGCCTGCCGATCGCCACAGCCCTGTGGGATGCCGGCGACCGGCTGGTGATGAGCAACCAGGCGTATCGCGCTCTGGTCCAGAACCTTCCGGCGGCGACGACGCCGGGGGCCGACTTCCGGCAGGCCATGCATGCCATCGCCTTCGATGCCCCCGTCGCCCTGACCCAGGCGGATGGCGAGCAGACCTTCATCGATGCGGCGATCGCGCTCTACACCACGGGCGGGACGTCGGAGTATCGCGCCGGCCCCGATCTGTGGATGCGCGGCCAAGCCCGCCGCACCGCGCGCGGGGGAACCGTCACCACGGTCATCGACATTTCCGAATTGAAGCGGCGTGAAAAGGAGGCAACCCAGTCGCGATCCGTGCTGCAGTCCGTCTTCGACAACATGACCGACGGCGTCCTGCTCTACGAATCGGACGGGCGGTGGGTCTACCAGAACCGCGCCATGGCCCGGCTGCACGACATCTCCGATCAGTTGCTCGCCACCTTGCCCACCTTCTCGGACATCGTCCGTTACCGTGCGATGCGCGGCGACTATGGTCCGATCGAGCAGCTGCCCGGCGGGCTCGATGGCTGGATCGCCAGCCGCGTGGCCCGTTTCAACCAGGCCGATCAGCCTCCCGAGCGGCGGCGCACCGTCATCGGCCGCACCGTCGAGGTCACCTATCGACGCCTCGCCGACGGGCGCGTCCTCACCATCCATCGCGACATCACCGACATCGTGGAGCAGGAGGAGCGCATCAAGGCCGCGCAAGCGGAGTCCGAGAGCACGCGCCTCACACTGCAGACCGTCCTCGACAACATGTCCGACGGCGTGATGATGTTCGACGCCGACTTCACCTGGCGCTTCACCAATCGCCAGCTCGTCGCCTTCCAGCGCCTGCCGCCCGATGTCGGCTATCCCGGCGCTTCGGGCTACGACATCCTGCGCTACCAGGCGCGGCGCGGCGATTTCGGGCCGGCACCGACCGAGGCCGATGTCGATCGCATGGTGAAGGAACGCGCCGAGGCGATGCTGAAGCCCGGTGGCAATCGCTACGAGCGGCGCACCGCATCGGGGCGCATCGTCGAGTTCAATTTCCAGCCGATCCCGGATGGCCGGCTGATCGCGATCTATCGCGATGTCACGGAGCTGCGCGAGAGCGAGCAGGCCGCCACCCGTGCGCGCGATCGCCTGCAGATGGTGCTCGACAACATGGCCGACGGCGTGATGCTGCTCGACCACGAGGAGCGGTGGGCGATCGACAGCGATCGCGTGCGCCACCTGCTCGGCGTGCCCGCCGAGATCGCCCATGTCGGCGTCCGCAGCGCAGATATCCGCGCCTTCCAGAAGCAGAGGGGCGATTTCGCCACCGCGGAGGAGCAGGCGGTCGTCGACCACAGCATGGAACTGGCCCGCCGCGGCCAGGACAGCTCCTACATCCGGCGCACGGCGTCCGGGCGCATCGTCGAATTCAAGGCGCACCGGCTGGAGAACGGCGAGATCCTGCTGACCTATCGCGACATCACGGAACTCAAGGAACAGCAGGAGGAACTCGAGCGCGCCCGCGACGAGGCGCAGGCGGCCAACCAGGCGAAGTCGACCTTCCTCGCCACGATGAGCCACGAGATCCGCACGCCGATGAACGGCGTCGTCGGCACGGCGGAGCTGCTCGAGCGCGAGCCGTTGAACGACCGGCAGAAGCGCCTGGTCCGCATGGTGCGCAGCTCGTCGGCCGCGCTGTTGCGCATCATCGACGACGTGCTCGACTTCTCGAAGATCGAGGCGGGCCACATGGAGCTCGAGGAGGCGCCATGCTCCCTGCGCGCGGTGATCGAGGGCACCGTCGAGACGCTGTCGGTGCAGGTCGAGGCGAAGGGGCTCGAGATCAATGCCGCCGTCGAGCCGGACACGCCCGACGCGGTGTTGGCGGACGTGACTCGGCTGCGGCAGATCCTGTTCAACCTGATCGGAAACGCCGTCAAGTTCACCGACGAGGGCGCCATCACGGTTCGCGCCCGGCCGCTCGCGGTCGACGCACGGACCGTCACTCTGGCGCTGTCGGTCAGAGACACCGGCATCGGCATGGATGCCGTCCAGCAGGCCCGCCTCTTCCAGCCATTCTCACAGGCCGACAGTTCCACGACCCGTCGCTATGGCGGCACGGGCCTCGGCCTCTCGATCGTGCGGCGACTGGCCCAGCTGATGGGCGGGGACGTCGCCGTCGAGAGCGCGCCCGGCAAGGGATCGACCTTCACGGTGACACTGAGAATGAGGCGGATGACCGAAGCGCCGGCGCCGCTCGTGCGCACCGAGCCGATGGCGCTACCCGCCGGCGGCCTGCGCGTGCTCGCCGTGGACGACTACGAGGTCAATCTCGACGTGCTGGCGGAACAGTTCGAGGTCCTGGGAGCCGAGCTGGACACCGCGGCCAACGGCCTGGAGGCCCTGAATCTCTGGCGCCAGCGCGACTACGCGCTGATCCTGACCGACATCCATATGCCCGACATGGACGGCTTCGAGCTCACGCGTCACATCCGCGCCGAGGAGGGCGGGCGGCCGGGAGGGCGGCGCACGCCCATCCTTGCCCTGACGGCGAACGCGCTGAAGGGCGAGGCCGAGCGCTGCATCGCCGCCGGCATGGACGACTATCTCACCAAGCCGCTGACCCTCGACCGCCTGCGCAACGCACTGGCGCGCTGGATGGCCGCGCCAGCCGGCGACGCGCCGGTGCCCGAGCGGTCGTCTGCCGAAGGGCCCGCCATCGATCGGTCGATCATTGCCGAGATGTTTGGCGGCAGTCCGACGGCGATCGCCCGAGTGCTGGGGCGGTTCCGGCAAGCCGGCACAAGGCTGGTCGAAGAGATCGCGGCGGCCCGGAACGACGCCAGGGAACTGCGCGAGCTCGCTCACAAGCTGAAGGGCGCGGCGCGCGCCGCCGGCGCCTTGCGGCTCGGCGACCTCGCGGCCGTGCTGGAACAGTCCGGGCAGGCTGACGATGTCGGGCCGCTGCAGGCCGAGTGGCGCCGCGTCGGCGCCGAACTCGACGACGCGTAG
- a CDS encoding ParB/RepB/Spo0J family partition protein, with the protein MSQPPRPRGLGRGLSALLGDEDVAAAVAPVPAPPRAEAAPPSRPASRAPMSLPITHLRAGRYQPRTTFDNLDSLVDSVRQHGLLQPILVRPLPGEASAYEIVAGERRWRAAQKAQLHEVPVVLRSLDDFEALQLALVENLQRADLTAIDEAKGYHRLHTEFGQTQEEIAARVGKSRPHVANVMRLLDLPPGVQDMIQRGDLTFGHGRALLAFPDPAATAERAIKDKLSVRDLERLAAEEKKPSVAKGPRKAPAGAKTADTRALEKRIEEALGLKASLSLKGAGEQSLLTLEIRDFDQLDTVVERLTRR; encoded by the coding sequence ATGAGTCAGCCTCCCAGGCCGCGCGGTCTTGGCCGCGGTCTCTCCGCCCTGCTCGGCGACGAAGACGTCGCCGCCGCCGTGGCGCCGGTGCCCGCCCCGCCGCGCGCTGAGGCCGCGCCGCCCTCGCGGCCCGCCTCGCGTGCCCCGATGAGCTTGCCGATCACCCACCTGCGCGCCGGCCGCTACCAGCCGCGTACGACGTTCGACAATCTCGATTCGCTGGTCGACTCGGTTCGCCAGCATGGGTTGCTCCAGCCCATTCTCGTGCGGCCGCTGCCGGGCGAGGCGAGCGCCTACGAAATCGTCGCCGGCGAGCGCCGCTGGCGCGCCGCGCAGAAGGCGCAATTGCACGAGGTTCCCGTCGTGTTGCGCAGCCTCGACGACTTCGAGGCCCTGCAGCTCGCCCTGGTCGAGAACCTTCAGCGCGCCGACCTGACGGCGATCGACGAGGCCAAGGGCTACCATCGCCTGCACACGGAGTTCGGGCAAACCCAGGAGGAGATCGCCGCGAGGGTCGGCAAGAGCCGGCCGCATGTCGCCAATGTCATGCGCCTGCTCGACCTTCCGCCTGGCGTGCAGGACATGATCCAGCGCGGCGACCTGACGTTCGGTCACGGCCGTGCGTTGCTCGCCTTTCCCGATCCCGCCGCGACGGCCGAGCGGGCGATCAAGGACAAGCTCAGCGTCCGCGATCTCGAACGGCTGGCGGCAGAGGAGAAGAAGCCGTCGGTGGCAAAGGGCCCGCGCAAGGCCCCGGCGGGCGCCAAGACCGCCGACACCCGCGCGCTCGAAAAGCGCATCGAGGAAGCGCTCGGCCTGAAGGCCAGCCTTTCCCTGAAGGGCGCCGGCGAACAAAGCCTGCTCACCCTCGAGATCCGCGACTTCGATCAGCTCGACACGGTGGTGGAGCGCCTGACGCGGCGGTGA